The proteins below are encoded in one region of Megalops cyprinoides isolate fMegCyp1 chromosome 14, fMegCyp1.pri, whole genome shotgun sequence:
- the LOC118788712 gene encoding cyclin-T2-like isoform X3: MATNSLHLTTFCLQHKPTVIACVCIHLACKWSNWEIPVSTDGKHWWEYVDPSVTLELLDELTHEFLQILEKTPSRLKRIRNWRATQAAKKPKTDGQSVEPSFPGPSLVQGPSLADSIPGVSNAAFPKAPTSFPVILPSNALSLESIANMQGSSYTFTASNDWPQDQGQSEPFSLKPDALSIQQGAPLPVHASLQHRPEKGSEFTPGKHEHKAGGGAKHQPPVYPSPIAPTQKMSLDKYREKHAAELAGQKRRQEQNQETEARDTYGAPAVSDQSYPRKHPQQAQRSFNSATSPLKVKLPLPTGDKHAGDKRDKAASLKLRLPVPPAEKGASKEELKMKIKVSSERHSSSDEGGAKIKHSGSPLVSKEKHRDHPAHAHRHHKHGHAHPNPLPHSGNGRGEGPAAGGAAAALRPPLGGAGSEGVGPSSSSSRKRAHPDASHNHHSKWSKSSKSAGSASHCSSVKQCVSSHGSDLNPPFPPPPPVTYQVGYGHLSTLVKLDRKPGESRGPGANANGQHTDYKDTFDMLDSLLSAQGMNS; encoded by the exons CCTGCACCTCACCACCTTCTGCCTGCAGCACAAGCCCACGGTCATCGCCTGCGTGTGCATTCACCTGGCGTGCAAGTGGTCCAACTGGGAGATCCCCGTCTCCACAGACGGGAAGCACTGGTGGGAGTACGTGGACCCGTCCGTCACGCTCGAGCTGCTCGACG AGCTGACCCACGAGTTCCTTCAGATTCTGGAGAAGACGCCCAGCAGGTTGAAACGGATAAGGAACTGGAGG GCCACACAAGCTGCCAAGAAGCCCAAGACTGATGGCCAGAGCGTGGAGCCCTCCTTCCCCGGCCCCTCCTTGGTGCAGGGCCCTTCCCTGGCGGACAGCATTCCCGGAGTCTCGAACGCAGCGTTCCCCAAAGCCCCCACGTCCTTCCCCGTCATCCTGCCCTCGAACGCCCTTTCCCTGGAGAGCATCGCCAACATGCAGGGCTCCTCCTACACCTTCACTGCCTCCAACGACTGGCCCCAGGACCAGGGACAGTCCGAGCCGTTCTCCCTCAAACCGGACGCCCTGAgcatccagcagggggcgccactGCCAGTACACGCCTCCCTGCAGCACCGGCCTGAGAAGGGTAGCGAGTTTACCCCGGGCAAACACGAACACaaagcagggggaggggccaagCACCAGCCGCCCGTCTACCCCTCGCCCATCGCCCCCACCCAGAAAATGTCGCTGGACAAATACAGAGAGAAGCACGCCGCCGAGTTGGCGGGGCAGAAGCGCAGGCAGGAGCAGAACCAGGAGACGGAGGCCCGGGACACGTACGGCGCCCCCGCCGTGTCGGACCAGTCATACCCCAGGAAGCACCCGCAGCAGGCCCAGCGCAGCTTCAACTCGGCCACCTCCCCGCTGAAGGTGAAGCTGCCCCTGCCGACCGGCGACAAGCACGCCGGGGACAAGCGTGACAAGGCGGCCTCCCTGAAGCTCCGCCTCCCCGTCCCGCCCGCGGAGAAGGGCGCCAGcaaggaggagctgaagatGAAGATCAAGGTCTCCTCGGAGCGCCACAGCTCCTCGGACGAGGGCGGAGCCAAGATCAAACATTCCGGCAGCCCGCTGGTGAGCAAGGAGAAGCACAGGGACCACCCGGCCCACGCTCACCGGCACCACAAGCACGGCCACgcccaccccaaccccctcccccacagcggGAACGGCCGGGGGGAGGGGCCGGCGGCGGGGGGTGCGGCGGCGGCCCTCAGGCCCCCGCTCGGTGGTGCAGGCAGCGAGGGCGTCGGccccagctccagctcctcccggAAGAGGGCGCACCCCGACGCCAGTCACAACCACCACTCCAAATGGAGCAAAAGTTCCAAAAGCGCAGGTAGTGCCTCTCATTGTTCCTCTGTAAAGCAGTGTGTGTCCTCTCACGGCTCTGATCTtaacccccccttcccccctcctccccctgtcaCATACCAGGTGGGCTACGGACATCTCAGCACCCTAGTGAAACTGGACAGGAAGCCAGGGGAGAGCCGCGGCCCGGGCGCTAACGCCAACGGCCAGCACACAGACTACAAAGACACTTTCGACATGCTCGATTCGCTGTTAAGTGCCCAAGGAATGAACtcgtaa